From Oncorhynchus nerka isolate Pitt River linkage group LG1, Oner_Uvic_2.0, whole genome shotgun sequence, the proteins below share one genomic window:
- the slc10a2 gene encoding ileal sodium/bile acid cotransporter → MNTPMTTAAVALATCHTNATICSGTSCLVAPSNYNENLSLVLSIVLTVMLAMVMFSMGCTVEAGKLWGHIKRPWGIFIGFLCQFGIMPFTAFALSLAFNVLPVQAVVIIIMGCCPGGSSSNIIAYWLDGDMDLSISMTACSSILALGMMPLCLLIYTSVWTSADTIQIPYQSIGITLVSLLIPVALGIYVKNKWPEIAKKILKVGSIVGLLLIIIIAVVGGVLYQSSWTISPSLWIIGAIYPFVGFTLGFFMARFVGQPWHKCRTIALETGFQNSQLCSTIVQLSFSPEELEVMFAFPLIYSIFQLVVAVMSVGAYRMYKRKCGAGSSELDSEGAGGDAEAPKEKQEYALENGGFECDENGNNGEKGKITQM, encoded by the exons ATGAACACACCAATGACAACGGCTGCCGTGGCGTTGGCCACCTGCCACACCAACGCCACGATATGCTCGGGCACGTCATGCCTGGTGGCTCCCAGCAACTACAACGAGAACCTAAGCCTAGTTCTCAGCATCGTGCTGACCGTCATGCTGGCCATGGTTATGTTCTCCATGGGCTGCACCGTGGAGGCCGGAAAGCTGTGGGGACACATCAAGAGGCCATGGGGAATTTTTATTGGCTTCTTGTGCCAGTTCGGCATCATGCCCTTCACCGCCTTCGCCCTGTCGCTGGCCTTCAACGTGCTGCCCGTGCAGGccgtcgtcatcatcatcatgggCTGCTGTCCCGGTGGCTCCAGCTCTAATATCATTGCCTACTGGCTGGATGGAGACATGGACCTCAG TATCAGCATGACAGCCTGctcctctatcctagccctggGGATGATGCCTCTGTGTCTGCTCATCTACACGTCTGTCTGGACCTCCGCTGACACCATCCAGATCCCCTACCAAAGCATAG GTATCACTTTGGTGTCCCTCCTCATCCCCGTCGCCCTGGGAATCTACGTCAAAAACAAGTGGCCCGAAATAGCCAAAAAGATCCTCAAG GTGGGTTCCATAGTtggcctcctcctcatcatcataatTGCGGTGGTTGGTGGGGTGCtgtaccagtcctcctggaccatctctccctctctctggatcatCGGAGCCATCTACCCCTTCGTAGGCTTCACCCTGGGCTTCTTCATGGCCCGCTTTGTCGGACAACCCTGGCACAA GTGTCGTACCATCGCCCTGGAGACAGGCTTCCAGAACTCCCAGTTGTGCAGCACCATCGTCCAGCTGTCGTTCTCCCCTGAAGAACTGGAGGTCATGTTCGCCTTCCCGCTCATCTACAGCATCTTCCAACTGGTGGTGGCTGTCATGTCTGTTGGAG CTTACCGGATGTATAAGAGGAAGTGTGGAGCGGGTTCATCTGAGTTAGACAGCGAGGGAGCAGGGGGGGATGCTGAGGCACCTAAGGAAAAGCAGGAGTATGCCCTGGAAAATGGAGGCTTCGAGTGCGACGAGAATGGCAACAATGGAGAAAAGGGCAAGATCACCCAGATGTGA
- the tex30 gene encoding testis-expressed protein 30 translates to METILEDSMTIPFGEKHLVAVLSIPANASDVQTAVILTHGAGGDMNFKHLVSLAHALSSNGLLCLRFTCKGLNLVYRVKAYHAVWEYLKNLEKFTVRNIFLGGRSMGSRAASALARQLSGGSEDALQGLVCLSFPLHPPGLTHTHRQRSEDLRALPKEVPVLFLSGTADNMCEKILLDDVLKEMKSPATVHWIKGGSHGLIVKGRAEESVLEEVNSHVVSWILEHT, encoded by the exons ATGGAAACGATTCTAGAG GACAGCATGACAATACCTTTTGGGGAAAAACATCTAGTTGCTGTGTTGAGTATCCCAGCCAATGCCAGTGATGTGCAGACCGCTGTTATTCTGACGCACGGGGCTGGTGGGGACATGAACTTCAAGCATTTGGTTTCTCTTGCTCATGCACTTTCATCGAATGGCCTGCTATGTCTTCGCTTCACGTGTAAAGGTTTAAACCTGGTTTACAGAGTGAAGGCTTACCATGCCGTTTGG GAATATTTGAAAAATCTTGAGAAATTCACAGTAAGAAACATATTTCTTGGTG GCCGTTCTATGGGGTCTCGTGCTGCCTCTGCCCTGGCCAGGCAGCTCAGTGGTGGGTCAGAGGATGCATTGCAGGGACTGGTCTGTCTGTCCTTTCCCCTACACCCTCCAGGACTGACACACACCCATCGACAGCGGAGTGAGGACCTCAGGGCGCTGCCCAAGGAGGTGCCTGTACTGTTTCTGTCTGGTACTGCAGACAACATGTGTGAGAAG ATCCTTCTAGATGACGTGTTAAAGGAAATGAAGTCTCCAGCGACTGTTCACTGGATTAAAGGAGGTAGCCATGGGCTTATAGTGAAGGGAAGGGCTGAGGAGTCTGTGCTGGAAGAAGTCAACTCACATGTCGTATCGTGGATTTTGGAACATACTTGA
- the nepro gene encoding nucleolus and neural progenitor protein yields the protein MDVSMAEEPWNKVNIPFPSAVSTVHIPFGLSTGTYVKRVLEENNKVLKLLGSGVLQTEILVLYELLYVLNNSLRQNKTFRVLKQVEQCINRLKEMKLDAALLDLKELCPKKVQSKLAMETGQCDVPSQPILEWLCLKVLGAARLMTCLLNHCTRAFILARQDLQSKQFITLNVVLTSMLSRLWVFFRGILGRLAPLYQHLLELLKEVSQAQAMAFLIDFTLPAGMAEFLGPSDSSLLKMEHSRAPKGLGGIGASRSSVLNRLFREEGEESIKQALGGPPNRKSSKVDLGTAVLLRRTGDTGAVSGFDMKQLLKRTHGGITEVSTEQEQPSLLDAAVIGQKRKFLKQLKTATTFSNMAAHLEEVMRWCECRKLRQEKGRLTFLNLKCQRMKRLESEGCSVQGKLTRYKREVCWALSLRGAVPRTCQSLKTLWRRAHPRICFQPFRTAFEPITSAFCVNRKRSLRHKRNRSILPGTPGDVATMTADQSLSNELSNQSRHTLAQKPLDLNETNIDDIFAFIGF from the exons ATGGACGTGAGCATGGCTGAAGAACCGTGGAATAAAGTAAACATTCCCTTTCCAAGTGCGGTTTCAACTGTCCATATACCATTCGGTCTCTCAACAG GTACATACGTAAAACGTGTCCTGGAGGAAAATAACAAAGTGCTCAAGTTGCTTGGCAGTGGAGTCCTGCAGACTGAGATCCTTGTCCTGTACGAGCTTCTCTACGTTCTCAATAACAGCCTCAGGCAAAACAAGACTTTCAGGGTTCTCAAACAG GTTGAGCAATGCATAAACCGGTTGAAGGAAATGAAGCTGGATGCTGCTCTTCTGGACCTGAAGGAGCTATGTCCAAAGAAAGTGCAAAG CAAGTTAGCTATGGAGACGGGTCAGTGTGATGTCCCCAGTCAGCCCATACTGGAATGGCTTTGTCTCAAGGTGTTGGGAGCCGCCAGACTGATGACATGTCTGCTCAATCACTGCACCAGAGCCTTCAT ACTAGCAAGGCAGGACCTCCAATCAAAGCAATTCATTACGTTGAACGTGGTGCTCACCAGCATGCTTAGTCGACTGTG GGTGTTTTTCCGGGGCATCCTGGGTAGGCTGGCCCCTCTCTACCAGCACCTCCTGGAGCTCCTGAAGGAGGTGTCCCAGGCTCAGGCTATGGCCTTCCTCATAGACTTCACCCTGCCTGCAGGGATGGCAGAGTTCCTCGGGCCCTCTGACTCTTCCTTGTTGAAGATGGAGCATTCCCGGGCTCCTAAGGGCCTTGGAGGGATAGGAGCCTCCAGGTCCTCTGTGCTCAACAGACTgttcagagaggagggagaggagagtataaAGCAGGCTCTGGGTGGTCCCCCCAATAGGAAGAGCAGCAAAGTGGATCTGGGAACTGCAGTCTTACTCCGGAGAACTGGTGATACAG GTGCCGTCTCTGGATTTGATATGAAGCAGTTGCTGAAACGAACCCATGGCGGTATCACAGAG GTGTCAACAGAACAAGAGCAGCCTTCATTACTGGATGCTGCTGTGATTGGTCAGAAGAGGAAGTTTCTGAAGCAACTGAAAACAGCCACCACTTTCAGCAACATGGCCGCCCACCTGGAGGAAGTGATGAGATGGTGTGAATGCAGGAAGCTGCGTCAGGAGAAGGGGCGTCTGACGTTCCTGAACCTGAAGTGCCAGAGGATGAAACGCCTGGAATCAGAGGGCTGCAG TGTACAAGGGAAACTAACGCGCTACAAACGGGAGGTTTGCTGGGCCCTGTCACTCAGAGGGGCGGTACCCAGGACCTGTCAGTCGCTGAAGACACTGTGGAGGAGGGCTCACCCTAGAATTTGCTTTCAGCCATTCAGGACTGCATTTGAACCAATCACAAGTGCATTCTGTGTCAACAGAAAACGGTCACTAAGACACAAGAGAAACAGGAGTATTTTACCTGGCACACCGGGGGATGTGGCCACGATGACTGCTGACCAGTCCCTTAGCAATGAGCTTAGCAACCAAAGTAGACACACTCTAGCTCAGAAACCCTTGGATCTGAATGAGACTAACATTGATGACATTTTTGCCTTCATAGGTTTCTAA